One stretch of Corvus moneduloides isolate bCorMon1 chromosome 16, bCorMon1.pri, whole genome shotgun sequence DNA includes these proteins:
- the WIPI2 gene encoding LOW QUALITY PROTEIN: WD repeat domain phosphoinositide-interacting protein 2 (The sequence of the model RefSeq protein was modified relative to this genomic sequence to represent the inferred CDS: deleted 1 base in 1 codon; substituted 1 base at 1 genomic stop codon), whose translation MNLAGQSGDAGSGHLLFANFNQDNTSLAVGSKSGYKFFSLSSVDKLEQIYECTDTEDVCIVERLFSSSLVAIVSLKAPRKLKVCHFKKGTEICNYSYSNTILAVKLNRQRLIVCLEESLYIHNIRDMKVLHTIRETPPNPAGLCALSINNDNCYLAYPGSATIGEVQVFDTINLRAANMIPAHDSPLAALAFDASGTKLATASEKGTVIRVFSIPEGQKLFEFRRGVKRCVSICSLAFSMDGMFLSASSNTETVHIFKLETVKEKXVSKPTTWTGYFGKVLMASTSYLPSQVTEMFNQGRAFATVRLPFCGHKNICALATIQKIPRLLVGAADGYLYMYNLDPQEGGECTLMKQHKLDGSMEPANEILESASHDRPLVAQTYSSAVTKGTYVPSSPTRHAYTDDLGAVGGACLEDETNSLRLDEDSEHPPMILRTD comes from the exons ATCCCTTGCAGTTGGCAGTAAATCAGGCTacaaattcttttctctttcttctgtggACAAATTAGAGCAAATCTATGAATGCA CTGACACAGAAGATGTGTGCATTGTGGAGAGGCTCTTCTCCAGTAGTCTGGTGGCCATAGTTAGCCTTAAAGCTCCACGCAAGCTGAAAGTTTGTCACTTTAAGAAGGGGACAGAGATTTGCAACTACAGTTACTCCAACACCATCTTGGCTGTCAAACTCAACAGACAA CGGCTGATAGTATGTCTGGAAGAGTCTCTTTATATACACAACATACGAGACATGAAGGTATTACATACAATCAGGGAGACACCTCCCAATCCTGCAG GGTTGTGTGCTTTATCAATAAACAATGATAATTGCTACCTGGCCTATCCAGGAAGTGCAACTATTGGAGAAGTACAAGTCTTCGACACCATCAATCTA agagctgccaaTATGATCCCAGCTCATGATAGTCCCTTGGCTGCTTTGGCATTTGATGCAAGTGGTACTAAACTTGCCACGGCCTCAGAAAAG ggGACAGTAATAAGAGTGTTTTCCATTCCAGAGGGACAGAAACTCTTTGAATTCCGAAGGGGAGTGAAGAG gtgtGTGAGCATCTGTTCATTGGCTTTCAGCATGGATGGCATGTTTCTGTCTGCATCCAGTAACACGGAGACGGTGCATATCTTCAAACTTgagactgtgaaagaaaagTAGGTTTCAAAG CCTACAACCTGGACAGGTTACTTTGGA AAAGTGCTGATGGCCTCAACGAGCTATCTGCCCTCTCAAGTAACTGAGATGTTCAACCAGGGTAGAGCCTTTGCTACAGTCCGTCTGCCCTTCTGTGGGCACAAAAACATCTGTGCACTTGCCAC AATCCAGAAGATCCCTCGTTtgctggtgggagctgctgatggGTATCTCTACATGTACAACCTAGACCCCCAAGAAGGAGGCGAGTGCACACTAATGAAGCAGCACAA GCTCGATGGCAGCATGGAGCCCGCCAACGAAATTCTGGAGTCTGCATCCCACGACCGGCCCTTGGTAGCGCAGACGTACAGTTCCGCTGTGACTAAAGGTACATACGTGCCTTCCTCACCCACCAGGCATG CCTATACGGATGacctgggtgctgtgggtggaGCTTGCCTGGAAGATGAAACCAACTCACTTAGATTGGACGAAGACAGTGAGCATCCCCCCATGATCCTTCGGACAGACTAA